From one Stieleria sp. JC731 genomic stretch:
- the hemW gene encoding radical SAM family heme chaperone HemW, with protein sequence MCRSLYIHVPFCRHRCGYCNFSVVAGRDDLMDRFLGAIEIELQQIAAASDSKPELDTVFIGGGTPTHLDARRLERLCEIVCDHFRITANAEWSVEANPEDINEEKLSLLHSHGVNRVSLGVQSFNDRKLNILERAHGGKQVQGIVELVSQTIENVSLDLIFAAPDETIDEWQNDLTVATSLPIKHASTYALTFEKGTSFWSRRLKGSLQETAEELELQMYDLARNHFAAAGLSHYEISNFAKPGFPCRHNLSYWEGSGWYAAGPGAAGYVDHFRNVNHRSTFAYLKRIESGQSPVAESEKVSFEQAAREAAAFGVRMIGGVDLDLISQRYDINLWQHCDAELQMMIGQGLIVRTESRIQLTEHGIHFADSVASELLG encoded by the coding sequence TTGTGTAGATCGCTCTATATCCATGTGCCGTTCTGTCGGCACCGCTGCGGGTACTGCAATTTCAGCGTCGTTGCCGGACGCGATGACTTGATGGACCGTTTTCTCGGAGCGATCGAGATTGAGCTCCAACAGATCGCTGCGGCATCGGATTCAAAGCCCGAACTGGATACCGTCTTCATCGGCGGCGGAACACCAACCCACCTCGACGCTCGCCGACTTGAACGGCTCTGCGAAATCGTTTGCGACCACTTTCGTATCACGGCGAATGCCGAATGGAGCGTCGAAGCGAATCCCGAAGACATTAACGAGGAAAAGCTTTCGCTGCTTCATTCGCACGGGGTGAACCGAGTCAGTCTAGGCGTGCAGTCGTTCAACGACAGGAAGTTAAACATCCTGGAACGCGCACACGGTGGCAAACAAGTCCAGGGTATTGTCGAACTTGTTTCACAGACGATCGAAAACGTCTCGCTGGATCTGATCTTTGCCGCTCCCGATGAAACGATCGATGAATGGCAAAACGATTTGACCGTCGCGACATCGCTTCCGATCAAACACGCATCAACCTATGCGTTAACGTTCGAAAAGGGCACGTCGTTTTGGTCGCGTCGTCTGAAGGGAAGTCTGCAAGAAACTGCTGAAGAGTTGGAACTGCAGATGTATGACTTGGCGAGAAACCATTTTGCGGCAGCCGGATTAAGCCACTACGAAATCTCGAACTTCGCAAAGCCCGGCTTTCCGTGTCGACACAACCTTAGTTATTGGGAAGGGAGCGGTTGGTATGCGGCCGGTCCCGGTGCTGCTGGGTACGTCGACCACTTCCGAAACGTCAACCACCGCAGCACGTTTGCCTACCTGAAACGAATCGAGTCGGGACAGTCTCCCGTTGCCGAATCAGAAAAAGTCTCTTTCGAACAAGCCGCTCGAGAGGCGGCAGCGTTTGGAGTTCGGATGATCGGTGGTGTCGACCTGGACTTGATCAGCCAACGATACGACATCAACCTCTGGCAGCACTGCGATGCCGAACTTCAGATGATGATCGGGCAAGGATTG